The proteins below come from a single Triticum aestivum cultivar Chinese Spring chromosome 5D, IWGSC CS RefSeq v2.1, whole genome shotgun sequence genomic window:
- the LOC123121440 gene encoding chromatin remodeling protein EBS has product MAKTKQGKRDIDSYTIRGTTKVVRVGDCVLMRPSDTDNAPYVARVESLESDGRGSVRVRVRWYYRPEESKGGRRQFHGAKELFLSDHFDTQSAHTIEGKCIVHSFKNYTKLDNVGPEDFFCRFEYKAATGAFTPDRVAVYCKCEMPYNPDDLMVQCEGCKDWFHPTCMGMTIEQAKKLDTFLCADCAKENGAKRPSNSYPSSPSSDSKVEPKRRKR; this is encoded by the exons ATGGCCAAGACCAAGCAGGGCAAGAGGGACATCGACTCCTACACCATCAGGGGCACCACCAAGGTCGTCCGAG TCGGGGACTGCGTGCTGATGCGGCCGTCGGACACGGACAACGCGCCCTACGTGGCCCGGGTGGAGAGCCTGGAGTCGGACGGTCGGGGGAGCGTGCGGGTGCGGGTCCGCTGGTACTACCGGCCGGAGGAGTCCAAGGGCGGCCGCCGGCAGTTCCACGGGGCCAAAGAGCTCTTCCTCTCCGACCACTTCGACACGCAGAGCGCACACACCATCGAGGGCAAGTGCATCGTTCACTCCTTCAAGAACTACACCAAGCTCGACAACGTCGGCCCGGAAGACTTCTTCTGCCGATTCGAGTACAAGGCGGCCACCGGAGCGTTCACTCCCGACCGTGTCGCCGT GTACTGTAAGTGCGAGATGCCGTACAACCCAGATGACCTCATGGTGCAATGCGAGGGATGCAAAGACTG GTTCCATCCAACCTGTATGGGAATGACCATTGAGCAGGCCAAAAAGTTAGATACTTTTCTGTGCGCGGATTGTGCTAAAGAAAATGGTGCAAAGAGACCTTCAAATTCATACCCGAGTTCACCAAGTTCTGATTCTAAG GTTGAGCCGAAAAGGCGGAAGAGGTAA